TAATAGTTTTAGAGATAGGTCTTCATCAATTGGAAAAATAAACATCTCCTGCCCCCCAGTCTTTACTTGTACGAATTGATTGTGACATCAAGGATATCCCATTCACGGAAACCTACCTTCTTCATACGGATCACTAAGCTTCCATCATACGATTCAATGACTTCAGTACTTTCGTCTTTATATTCATAGGCTTGGAATTGTGCTTCGACCTCATAGGCCTGGTCCACATTTTCAGCGGATTTGATGACCATCCTTGTGTTATCAAGACCTTTTTCTTTCCCGAATTGCATGAATTCTTCCAATTCGGATTTTTTATCCAAAACGGATTCATCGTTTACCTTGCCTGCTTCTAGATTATCTATGAAATTTTTCGCCGTTTCTTCTGGCGTAACGATCAAATAAGAGATTAATAAAATAAGAATTATGCCGGAGACGAACGCACTTGCAAAAATCAGGATCAATTTCTTATTAATTTCATCATCCCTGCTTTCTATGTATTTTCTTATCAAATACTACCACAATTTAAGAGAAAAAGGGAATTGCCGTTGTGACAATTCCCTTAAGATTAATTTTCTTTCCATTCCCCGCCCCAAATGTTGAATTTGTTTCCATCAGGGTCAAAGCAATCAAATGCATGCCCGATCCAAACTTCCCGGAATTCACCAAACTGTACGCCATGTTCCTTCAAACGTTTATACAGATGATGGGGGTCTTTCACATTCAATGTAGCAGCAAAAATCTGAGCATCATCCGAATTTCGCAAAGCTCCTTTTTTCCATGTTGCTTTTCGAGGCATTTCATCGGTTTCATACAGGAATAACCAAAGACCATTTTCTACTCTTAATAAGGCAGTCTTCGTTTCAGGCTGATGATCATCACCAAAAACACAGTCGAAATGCTCAATCCAAAAATCAACCGATTTATCAAGATCAGTCACAGGTAAATGTGTATAGGGAAGCTTTTTATTTGATGTGTCATGACCGATCTCCTTGGTAATGCTCCTCACAGATCATAAGGACATTTCCATCTGGATCTTTGAAATTGAAGAAGGATACATCAGGATACCTC
The DNA window shown above is from Alkalihalobacillus sp. TS-13 and carries:
- a CDS encoding VOC family protein; this encodes MRSITKEIGHDTSNKKLPYTHLPVTDLDKSVDFWIEHFDCVFGDDHQPETKTALLRVENGLWLFLYETDEMPRKATWKKGALRNSDDAQIFAATLNVKDPHHLYKRLKEHGVQFGEFREVWIGHAFDCFDPDGNKFNIWGGEWKEN